The Ranitomeya imitator isolate aRanImi1 chromosome 8, aRanImi1.pri, whole genome shotgun sequence genome window below encodes:
- the WDR6 gene encoding tRNA (34-2'-O)-methyltransferase regulator WDR6, producing the protein MRLHGNTKMESQLLVAPITTLEFVGHHLLAGEGPNLTVYSLRNSSLTPWKLKETVLNGYIIHGIKTFSTEDSNCAILGVFGSKGLIVLNFCSREQEISLSRVCELRELHDWIWDIQWLGDDLQSTSYLGIALGHNSVAYYDYRKGKVLKEIHCSEKCILYSAHFVGRTWNELTLISGTVFNQLVVWGMCDQTNEEGRVEPRRRISGHNGVIFSIYYEAQRGILASASDDRSLRVWKVGSLTSCDPEVQCLLVLYGHQARVWSVRLLSDNIISIGEDSACIVWSYSGDIIHHFKGHRGRGIRAVAIQDQLSLVATGGADCGIRLWQIKEKSSPSCNLLNLNFGASKYVGTPKAVMLADINCLLIMTDLGFIYTYDFISKQWTLVLEDRNYKSYGLLDVVRLGDSTLCAIGNITGSVKIFSLSSARTCQEFKHHEGKVHSLTWVAPSPSLDTCSLFSSGPNGIMVWLEVTCVSGVITSVTENCRFLLPTCKQRWHTSIALVPEESLIVCGDRRGSLMLFQVLQSAHNPPQGHEKEPVHVLFGLHGKLGVTSVAYHNGFVYSSGRDGFCRQLKVEGHQLVLLRKFKSCKGMEWIESVSFALDGDLHILGFHSTDFVVWSTRTNEKLLCVPCGGGHRSWSYKKDRTKEVFAYIKSGDVFAHHSQQVERIQNVVKEPLHGRELTSVKYVGSVNNCSEDCVDILITSSEDTTVNIWAFCSKHFYCLSTIHDHLSSVKTLALAGTEYKDGVLSTLLFTAGGRAQIEVYRLLIQAKEINGSISCQVIHLASHRLDEHWDRIKNKHRRLKMDPETRYMSVATVDQIPEIMKPVPYVYLAAACSDGSVRFFVMSERSRQMSLIAESFYHQRCVLKVETFVHTSGNDLRVMLCSGATDGRIALWDVSGMISRADMMLDKGEIDCPLQDLGSVFFIFSAHQCGINSLCVQTTKDGHYLVASGGDDNSIHVCWLLLNHEGPRGRGAQLLRSVSANSAHAAHVTGLRLLRDDLLVSVSVDQRLTLWNIGDTDLRHVATRFCHVADVSELDFWTRDERHLCVLCGQGLEIVKCEH; encoded by the exons GTGAAGGTCCTAATTTGACTGTTTATAGCTTGAGAAACAGCAGTTTGACCCCTTGGAAGCTTAAGGAGACCGTACTCAATGGTTACATCATTCATGGAATTAAGACATTCAGTACAGAAGACTCAAACTGTGCCATCTTGGGTGTTTTTGGAAGCAAGGGTCTTATTGTCCTGAATTTTTGCAGCAGAGAACAGGAAATAAGCCTGTCCAGAGTCTGTGAGCTCCGAGAGCTGCATGATTGGATCTGGGACATTCAGTGGCTTGGAGATGACTTGCAGTCCACCTCTTATCTCGGCATAGCCTTAGGTCACAACTCTGTAGCTTATTATGACTACAGGAAAGGAAAAGTCCTGAAAGAAATTCACTGTTCGGAAAAATGTATCTTGTATTCTGCTCATTTTGTGGGAAGAACCTGGAATGAGCTTACGTTGATCTCTGGGACTGTGTTCAACCAGCTTGTCGTATGGGGAATGTGTGACCAAACCAATGAAGAGGGAAGAGTAGAACCTCGGAGGAGAATAAGTGGGCACAATGGTGTAATTTTCAGCATTTATTATGAAGCACAAAGGGGCATTTTGGCTTCGGCCTCTGATGACCGCAGCCTCAGGGTGTGGAAAGTGGGCAGCCTTACTAGCTGCGATCCAGAAGTCCAGTGTCTTCTCGTATTGTACGGGCACCAAGCTCGAGTGTGGTCAGTCAGACTCCTCTCAGACAATATAATCAGCATCGGAGAAGACTCGGCTTGTATCGTGTGGAGCTACAGTGGTGATATCATCCATCACTTCAAAGGTCACAGAGGTCGAGGCATAAGAGCTGTCGCCATCCAAGATCAGCTAAGTTTGGTGGCAACTGGTGGAGCAGACTGTGGTATCCGTCTTTGGCAAATTAAAGAAAAATCTTCCCCCTCTTGCAACCTATTAAATTTAAATTTTGGTGCCTCCAAATATGTTGGGACCCCCAAGGCAGTCATGTTGGCGGATATCAATTGTCTTTTGATCATGACGGACTTGGGTTTTATATACACATATGATTTCATCAGCAAGCAATGGACCTTGGTACTGGAGGATAGGAACTATAAATCGTACGGTCTTCTAGACGTAGTCAGATTGGGTGATTCCACCTTATGTGCCATAGGTAACATAACCGGCAGTGTTAAGATCTTCTCACTTTCATCTGCTCGGACTTGCCAGGAGTTCAAGCACCACGAAGGTAAAGTGCACAGTCTTACATGGGTTGCCCCATCTCCATCTTTAGACACTTGCAGCCTGTTTTCTTCTGGTCCTAATGGAATAATGGTTTGGCTGGAGGTCACCTGTGTGTCTGGAGTTATCACATCTGTCACGGAGAACTGTAGGTTTCTTCTACCCACCTGCAAGCAAAGGTGGCACACCAGCATTGCACTTGTACCTGAAGAAAGTTTGATTGTCTGTGGAGACCGTAGAGGATCATTAATGCTTTTTCAAGTTTTGCAAAGCGCCCACAACCCTCCACAAGGACATGAAAAAGAACCGGTCCATGTTCTATTTGGCCTTCATGGCAAATTGGGTGTCACATCGGTGGCGTACCATAATGGCTTTGTGTATAGCAGTGGTCGAGACGGCTTTTGTCGCCAGTTGAAGGTGGAAGGACACCAGCTGGTCCTGCTCCGAAAATTCAAGTCATGTAAAGGGATGGAGTGGATCGAAAGCGTGTCCTTCGCCCTCGACGGAGATTTACACATCCTTGGTTTCCACTCCACAGACTTTGTGGTGTGGAGCACAAGAACTAATGAGAAGCTGCTTTGCGTTCCTTGCGGTGGAGGACACAGGTCTTGGAGCTACAAGAAGGACCGTACAAAGGAAGTTTTCGCCTACATCAAATCTGGTGATGTGTTCGCCCACCATAGTCAACAGGTTGAAAGAATCCAGAATGTAGTGAAGGAACCCTTACATGGCAGAGAACTGACAAGTGTTAAATATGTTGGGAGTGTTAATAATTGTAGCGAGGATTGTGTTGACATCCTTATCACAAGCAGTGAAGACACCACCGTTAATATCTGGGCCTTCTGTTCCAAACACTTTTATTGCCTTTCAACCATACATGACCATCTCTCCAGTGTGAAAACTTTAGCTTTAGCAGGGACTGAATATAAAGATGGCGTCCTCTCTACTCTCCTGTTCACCGCCGGGGGCAGAGCTCAGATTGAGGTTTATCGGTTGTTGATTCAAGCGAAGGAGATTAATGGCAGCATTTCTTGTCAAGTCATCCACTTAGCTTCCCACCGACTGGACGAACACTGGGATAGAATCAAGAATAAACACCGGAGGCTGAAGATGGATCCGGAAACGAG ATACATGTCAGTCGCAACAGTGGACCAGATTCCAGAAATCATGAAACCTGTGCCCTACGTGTATCTGGCCGCTGCCTGCAGTGATGGATCTGTCAG ATTCTTTGTGATGAGCGAGAGATCTCGACAGATGTCATTGATAGCCGAGTCCTTTTACCACCAGCGCTGTGTACTGAAAGTAGAGACGTTCGTCCATACTTCTGGCAACGATTTAAG AGTCATGCTATGCAGTGGCGCTACTGATGGTCGCATTGCATTATGGGATGTATCTGGCATGATATCCCGTGCTGACATGATGCTGGATAAGGGGGAAATAGATTGTCCTCTGCAGG ATTTGGGATCTGTTTTCTTTATCTTCTCCGCTCACCAGTGTGGGATCAACAGTCTCTGTGTCCAGACGACTAAAGATGGACACTATCTGGTCGCCAGCGGCGGAGATGACAATTCTATCCATGTGTGTTGGTTATTATTGAATCACGAAGGTCCCAGAGGACGAGGTGCACAACTTCTCCGGTCAGTCTCTGCCAACTCTGCTCATGCTGCACATGTCACCGGACTGCGCCTCCTCCGAGATGACCTCCTGGTGTCAGTGTCTGTGGATCAGCGGCTGACTCTATGGAATATTGGGGACACTGATCTTAGACATGTGGCCACCAGATTCTGTCACGTGGCCGACGTTTCAGAATTAGACTTCTGGACACGTGATGAAAGGCATCTATGTGTTCTCTGCGGGCAAGGCCTGGAGATTGTGAAATGTGAACACTAG